One genomic segment of Natrialbaceae archaeon AArc-T1-2 includes these proteins:
- a CDS encoding RNA-binding protein, giving the protein MLGMGSLVIGLVMLVVVASWVVRRFRGGNSNDAPRSGDELASWERHRDAQAREPPVEIGDVCEAGVVDFSTHHTGERHAVCKVEGFVVFVEDVPDDLAVGDVCRFKILSYNRGHTSATATALET; this is encoded by the coding sequence ATGCTCGGGATGGGCTCGCTCGTGATCGGTCTCGTCATGCTGGTCGTCGTCGCCTCGTGGGTCGTCCGTCGGTTCCGTGGAGGGAACTCGAACGACGCCCCACGGAGTGGCGACGAGCTCGCCTCCTGGGAGCGCCACCGCGATGCCCAGGCCCGCGAGCCGCCCGTCGAGATCGGCGACGTGTGCGAGGCGGGCGTCGTCGACTTCTCGACGCACCACACCGGCGAGCGCCACGCCGTCTGCAAGGTCGAGGGCTTCGTCGTCTTCGTCGAGGACGTCCCCGACGACCTCGCGGTCGGCGACGTGTGCCGGTTCAAGATTCTCTCCTACAACCGCGGCCACACCTCCGCGACGGCGACGGCCCTCGAGACCTGA
- a CDS encoding DUF7571 family protein, whose amino-acid sequence MKPCQSCQTDIDEYLLDKQLEPLRELTADDFNICADCTTIVADACVKCGGAVYVPRSESVTPDYCPACRSDLIDCTGHDPGWTRGHMST is encoded by the coding sequence ATGAAACCGTGCCAGAGCTGCCAGACGGACATTGACGAGTATCTCCTCGATAAACAACTCGAACCTCTGCGCGAACTCACGGCTGACGACTTCAACATCTGTGCGGACTGCACGACCATCGTCGCGGATGCATGCGTGAAGTGTGGCGGCGCAGTGTACGTCCCTCGAAGCGAATCCGTCACCCCTGACTACTGTCCGGCGTGTCGCTCCGATCTCATAGACTGCACTGGCCACGATCCTGGCTGGACGCGTGGCCACATGTCCACCTAA
- a CDS encoding arsenite methyltransferase produces MSDNTTSPDDDRTVHDATKRRREVRTRYAEIATGSAACCDDTEPTSCCGDTELERADRSRLVGYSDGDRAAVEPGADLGLGCGNPTAIAAIENGDTVLDLGSGGGFDCFLAAREVGDDGRVIGVDMTPEMVERARENAETNDASNVEFRLGEIEHLPVADESVDVITSNCVVNLSPDKPQVFREAYRVLRPGGRLTISDVVSTAALPPDVRTDPESITGCIAGASPIPELETMLRDVGFVDVSIDPNAKSQAFIREWADAYDPSEFVVAATIDGQKPTT; encoded by the coding sequence ATGAGCGATAACACGACATCACCGGACGACGACAGAACCGTACACGACGCGACGAAGCGACGTCGGGAAGTACGAACTCGATATGCGGAGATCGCGACAGGTTCGGCGGCCTGTTGTGACGACACGGAGCCGACGTCCTGCTGTGGTGATACCGAACTCGAGCGTGCGGACCGTTCGCGGCTGGTCGGCTACTCCGACGGCGACCGCGCTGCGGTCGAGCCGGGAGCGGATCTCGGCCTCGGCTGTGGGAACCCGACCGCGATCGCGGCCATCGAAAACGGCGACACCGTTCTCGATCTCGGTTCCGGTGGCGGGTTCGATTGCTTCCTTGCGGCACGAGAAGTCGGTGACGACGGCCGGGTTATCGGCGTCGATATGACGCCGGAGATGGTCGAACGGGCCCGCGAGAATGCCGAGACGAACGACGCGTCGAACGTCGAGTTCCGACTCGGCGAGATCGAACACCTCCCCGTCGCCGACGAGTCGGTCGACGTGATCACGTCGAACTGTGTCGTCAACCTCTCTCCGGACAAACCGCAGGTGTTCCGTGAGGCCTATCGCGTCCTCCGTCCGGGTGGGAGACTCACGATCTCCGACGTGGTGTCGACCGCCGCGTTGCCGCCCGACGTGCGAACGGACCCGGAGTCGATAACCGGCTGTATCGCCGGCGCGTCGCCGATTCCGGAACTCGAGACGATGCTTCGAGACGTCGGCTTCGTCGACGTTTCGATCGATCCGAACGCGAAGAGCCAGGCGTTCATCCGCGAGTGGGCCGACGCGTACGATCCGAGCGAGTTCGTCGTGGCAGCGACGATCGACGGTCAGAAACCGACGACGTAA
- the tgtA gene encoding tRNA guanosine(15) transglycosylase TgtA: MRDCFELRETDAGGRIGELRIPRADVTVETPALLPVINPNLETVSPRRLADEFGAEMLITNAYIIHNTDSLRERALEVGLHELLDFPGAIMTDSGSFQLSEYGEITVTTEDILAFQREIGSDVGTPVDLPTPPDVSRERAESDLETTQERLEVAEAVDTGDMLVNAPVQGSTYPDVRENAARHADATDLDVFPVGAVVPLMNDYRYADVVDVVAAAKRGLGADAPVHLFGAGHPMMFALAVAMGCDLFDSAAYALYARDDRYLTVRGTRHLDDLAYLPCSCPVCTECTPEELRELPDGRREEELGAHNLHVSFEEIRRIKQAIRAGDLLELVEQRARAHPAMLDGYRALLDHAEQLETSDPVSKGSFFYTSHESARRPEVVRHHDRLARLSVPDSVFLTEGGSSSTDAYDDSWRVVPPFGPVPPALSKSYPLTAELPDRTDRSAREAASRGVTRLVEANPETAFRLGHYGWPDGVLAGLPDDLETIDLTSDR; this comes from the coding sequence ATGCGCGATTGCTTCGAGCTCCGAGAGACCGACGCTGGCGGGCGAATCGGCGAGTTACGGATACCGCGTGCCGACGTCACCGTCGAGACGCCCGCGCTCTTGCCGGTGATTAATCCCAACTTGGAGACGGTCTCCCCGCGACGGCTGGCCGACGAGTTCGGTGCCGAGATGCTCATCACCAACGCGTACATCATTCACAACACCGACAGTCTCCGCGAGCGAGCACTCGAGGTCGGCCTCCACGAGTTACTCGATTTCCCGGGTGCGATCATGACCGACTCGGGCTCGTTTCAGCTCTCGGAGTACGGCGAGATCACGGTCACGACCGAGGACATTCTCGCATTCCAACGCGAGATCGGCTCCGACGTCGGGACGCCGGTCGACCTGCCGACGCCGCCCGACGTCTCCCGCGAGCGAGCCGAATCCGACCTCGAGACGACACAGGAACGACTCGAGGTCGCCGAGGCGGTCGACACCGGTGACATGCTGGTTAACGCGCCCGTCCAGGGATCGACCTACCCCGATGTACGCGAGAACGCCGCCCGACACGCCGACGCGACCGATCTCGACGTCTTCCCGGTCGGTGCGGTCGTCCCGTTGATGAACGACTATCGATACGCCGACGTCGTCGACGTCGTCGCCGCCGCGAAACGCGGCCTCGGAGCCGACGCGCCCGTCCACCTCTTCGGAGCCGGCCACCCGATGATGTTCGCGCTCGCGGTCGCGATGGGCTGTGACCTGTTCGATTCAGCGGCCTACGCGCTGTACGCCCGCGACGACCGGTATCTCACCGTCCGTGGCACCCGCCACCTCGACGACCTCGCGTATCTCCCCTGTTCCTGTCCGGTCTGTACCGAATGCACTCCCGAAGAACTCCGTGAACTCCCCGATGGTCGGCGCGAGGAGGAACTGGGTGCACACAACCTCCACGTCTCCTTCGAGGAGATCCGGCGGATCAAACAGGCCATCCGCGCAGGGGACTTACTCGAGCTCGTCGAACAGCGTGCTCGCGCCCATCCGGCAATGCTCGACGGCTATCGCGCCCTGCTCGACCACGCCGAGCAACTCGAGACCTCGGACCCGGTCTCGAAAGGGTCGTTCTTCTACACCTCACACGAGAGCGCGCGTCGACCCGAGGTCGTCCGCCACCACGACCGGCTCGCCCGACTGTCGGTTCCCGACTCGGTGTTTCTCACCGAGGGAGGCTCCTCGAGCACCGACGCCTACGACGACTCCTGGCGGGTCGTCCCGCCGTTTGGCCCGGTCCCGCCCGCGCTCTCGAAAAGCTACCCGCTCACCGCCGAACTGCCCGACCGGACCGACCGGAGCGCACGCGAGGCCGCCTCTCGCGGCGTAACCCGCCTCGTCGAGGCGAACCCGGAAACGGCGTTCAGGCTCGGCCACTACGGCTGGCCCGACGGCGTGCTCGCGGGGCTTCCCGACGACCTCGAGACGATAGATCTGACTAGCGATCGGTAG
- a CDS encoding MFS transporter, translating into MTGAARTAAATFARAVCDQYASIGQLEDRDLALLASANLFGTMSISIVLPLLPTYADDLGAGPVVVGAIFAAPAAVRALGSLPAGYLADRIGRRRLIVGGAVLNGAAVIALALAWSPLSILLLRALDGLGMAAKGPATTAYIGDTVPGEERGQAMGAYRTAGMLGLAVGPAVGGAIAFVGGHAAPFAVLGAATLCSALALVAFLRPIERRDRTSTRECSEGEPTNRARTGERSARGRLEAALERAIPDASRVRPFASLSIVAPGVSVLVSQLGTGAFAPLLAPLLEGTVDAGPGYVSLAWSCFGLGMVLFTPIGGTVADRVGRKPPLIASKVGWAVVIAGLLVFETRPAPPALLFLGGVVSGLGGPAFGALQYELAPEGREGTLAGIYSGLDSTGQAIGPLLGGFLAGWVDIATVFALMAAVWVADTLTIAFGVRDRSRDGSGTDDPGEKRSTDAG; encoded by the coding sequence TTGACAGGAGCGGCTCGGACCGCCGCGGCGACGTTCGCCCGCGCGGTCTGTGACCAGTACGCCTCGATCGGCCAGCTCGAGGATCGCGACCTCGCATTGCTCGCGAGCGCGAACCTCTTCGGGACGATGTCGATCTCGATCGTCCTGCCGCTGTTGCCGACCTACGCCGACGACCTCGGTGCCGGGCCGGTGGTGGTCGGGGCGATCTTCGCGGCACCCGCGGCGGTGCGGGCGCTGGGGTCGCTTCCCGCGGGCTACCTGGCGGACCGGATCGGTCGGCGGCGGCTGATCGTCGGCGGCGCGGTGCTCAACGGCGCTGCCGTGATCGCGCTGGCGCTCGCGTGGTCGCCGCTGTCGATCCTCCTGCTCCGGGCACTCGACGGCCTAGGAATGGCCGCGAAGGGACCCGCGACGACGGCGTACATCGGCGACACCGTCCCCGGCGAGGAACGCGGACAGGCGATGGGCGCCTACCGCACTGCGGGGATGCTCGGGCTCGCGGTCGGCCCCGCCGTTGGCGGCGCGATCGCGTTCGTCGGCGGCCACGCCGCGCCGTTTGCCGTCCTCGGGGCGGCGACGCTCTGTAGCGCGCTCGCGCTCGTTGCCTTCCTCCGGCCGATCGAGCGACGGGACCGGACGAGCACCCGGGAGTGCAGCGAAGGAGAGCCGACGAACCGGGCCCGAACGGGTGAGCGTTCCGCCCGAGGTCGCCTCGAGGCTGCCCTCGAGCGCGCGATCCCCGACGCGTCTCGCGTGCGTCCGTTCGCCTCGCTCTCGATCGTCGCGCCTGGGGTCAGCGTCCTCGTCTCACAGCTCGGAACGGGGGCGTTCGCCCCGCTTTTGGCACCGCTGCTCGAGGGGACCGTCGACGCCGGGCCGGGCTACGTGAGCCTGGCCTGGAGTTGTTTCGGGCTCGGGATGGTGCTGTTTACCCCAATCGGGGGGACGGTCGCCGACCGCGTGGGCCGGAAGCCGCCGCTGATCGCGAGCAAGGTCGGCTGGGCGGTCGTGATCGCTGGCCTGCTCGTCTTCGAGACGCGTCCAGCCCCGCCGGCGTTGCTCTTTCTCGGCGGCGTCGTCTCCGGCCTCGGCGGGCCGGCGTTCGGGGCGCTCCAGTACGAACTGGCACCCGAGGGCCGCGAGGGGACCCTGGCGGGAATCTACTCCGGGCTGGACTCGACCGGCCAGGCGATCGGCCCGCTGCTGGGCGGCTTTCTCGCCGGCTGGGTCGACATCGCGACCGTCTTCGCGCTCATGGCGGCGGTCTGGGTCGCGGACACGCTGACGATCGCTTTCGGCGTCCGCGATCGCTCGCGGGACGGCAGCGGAACGGACGACCCGGGTGAGAAGCGGTCCACGGACGCGGGGTGA
- a CDS encoding cold-shock protein yields MANGKVDFFNDTGGYGFISTDDGDLDDDEDVFFHMEDVGGEDLTEGTEVEFDIESSPKGPRAANVVRL; encoded by the coding sequence ATGGCAAACGGAAAGGTTGATTTCTTCAACGACACTGGCGGCTACGGTTTCATTTCGACTGACGACGGCGATCTCGACGACGACGAAGACGTGTTCTTCCACATGGAGGATGTCGGCGGGGAGGACCTGACGGAAGGGACCGAGGTCGAGTTCGACATCGAGTCCTCACCGAAGGGGCCTCGCGCCGCGAACGTCGTCCGACTGTAA